The following are encoded together in the Oncorhynchus clarkii lewisi isolate Uvic-CL-2024 chromosome 25, UVic_Ocla_1.0, whole genome shotgun sequence genome:
- the LOC139383451 gene encoding ADP-ribosylation factor 6-like, with amino-acid sequence MMGKMLSKIFGNKEMRILMLGLDAAGKTTILYKLKLGQSVTTIPTVGFNVETVTYKNVKFNVWDVGGQDKIRPLWRHYYTGTQGLIFVVDCADRDRIDEARQELHRIINDREMRDAIILIFANKQDLPDAMKPHEIQEKLGLTRIRDRNWYVQPSCATTGDGLYEGLTWLTSNYKS; translated from the coding sequence ATGATGGGGAAAATGCTTTCGAAAATCTTTGGCAACAAGGAGATGAGAATATTGATGCTTGGACTTGATGCTGCTGGAAAGACCACCATCCTTTACAAACTGAAACTTGGACAGTCAGTCACCACAATTCCCACTGTTGGTTTCAATGTCGAGACTGTCACCTACAAAAACGTAAAATTCAATGTATGGGACGTTGGAGGCCAAGATAAGATCCGGCCCCTGTGGCGACACTACTATACGGGCACTCAAGGGTTAATCTTTGTTGTGGATTGTGCAGACAGAGATCGCATCGATGAGGCGAGGCAGGAACTCCATCGCATCATTAATGACCGTGAAATGAGGGACGCCATCATCTTGATTTTTGCCAATAAGCAGGACCTGCCAGATGCCATGAAGCCGCATGAAATCCAAGAGAAACTAGGATTGACCCGCATCAGAGATAGGAATTGGTATGTTCAGCCCTCCTGTGCGACCACGGGAGACGGACTATATGAGGGGTTGACATGGCTAACATCAAATTACAAATCTTAA